The sequence GCCCAGCTCCTTAACGCTGTATATTTTATACCTATCTCCTTCTCAAGTCAACTCTTGTCTTGAACCTCTACTTTCCCCCGCTTCGTCTGCGAGAAACACGAAATGAGCATAACGCTCCTCCTCTTGGATTTCAAGCCGCTCATCGTTCCTTCTCGACCTTCAGCTTCAGCTCGTATAGCTTGTTGAGAGCCTGGATAGGGGTCATATTGTTCAGATCCAGCTTCTTAAGCTCCTCTATGATCTCGTTCGGCTGAGGTGTAAAGAGCAGAAGCTGGAGGGAATCGTCCCTAAAGGAAGGCCTGGATCGCCTTTTGATCCTCGGTCGAGATGCCACGGCGGGTTTGTCTCCCCCTTCAACGCTTATGTTATGGCTTTCCAGGATTCCCAGTATTTCGTTGGCCCTCCCGATCACCTCCATCGGCAGACCTGCCAGTTTAGCCACGTGTATCCCGTAGCTCTTATCAGTTGCCCCCTCCACGACCTTCCTCAGGAAGACCACCCTCTCGCCATCATCGTGAACGGCGACGTTGTAGTTTTTGACGTTCTTGTAAGTCCCGGCCAGCTCGGTCAGCTCATGATAATGCGTGGCGAACAGGGTTTTCGCGCCGATGTGCTGCAGAATGTATTCGGCGACCGCCCAGGCGATGCTTATCCCGTCGAAAGTGCTTGTGCCCCGTCCTATCTCGTCGAGTATTATCAGGCTTTTCCGCGTGGCGTTATTGAGGATGTTGGCCGTCTCGTTCATCTCCACCAGAAAGGTGCTCTGGCCCGTCACGAGGCTATCAGAGGCGCCGACGCGGGTGAAGATCCTATCCACCACGCCTATTTTAGCCGCCGACGCGGGAACAAAAGATCCGATCTGCGCCATCAGACAGATCAGTGCGGTTTGTCTGAGGAAGGTCGACTTTCCCGACATGTTGGGCCCTGTGATTATGCACATCTGTCTGTCGGAGCAGTTCAGGTAGGTGTCGTTCGGGACGAATCCCTCGCGCGTGAAGAGCCTTTCCACGACGGGATGTCTCCCGTCTCGGATGATCACCTCGTCGCCCTCATCCACCTGAGGTCTTGCATAGTTATTCTTGGCGGCGATGTGGGCGAAGGTAGCCAGGACATCCAGCATGGCTATGGCGGCGGCGATCCTCTGAATCACCTCCGTCATCTCGGCTACCTTGCTCCTCACCTCGCAGAAGAGCTCATATTCGAGGTCATTTATCCGATCCTGAGCGTTTAGGATCTTGGCCTCCTGCTCCTTCAGATCGGGTGTGATGAACCTCTCGGCGTTAACAAGGGTCTGTTTTCGTATGTAATCCTCCGGGACGAGATGCAGGTTCGGCTTCGTCACCTCGATGTAGTATCCGAAAACCTTGTTGTATCCTATCCTCAGCGATGAGATCCCAGTTCGCTCCCTCTCTTTTTGTTGTAGGCCGGCTATCCATCCCTTGACGTCTCTGACGATCGCCCTCAGCTCGTCCAGCTCCGAGTTGTATCCGTCCTTGATGATTCCCCCTTCACGGATGGTGATGGGCGGGTCCTCATGTATGGCCCTATCGATCAAATCAACCACATCACTTACGTCCTCGAGCTGATCCCGAATCGTCTGGAGGAGCGATGAGTTGAGACCGCCGAGCTTTTCCTTGATCTGAGGTACCAGCTTAAGCGAATTTCGAAGGGCCAGAAGATCCCTGGCGTTTGCCGAGCCGAGACCCACTTTAGCGATCAATCTCTCGATATCCCTTATCTCCCTCAACAGCTCTCTCAGTTCGTCACGCAGGATGAGGTTCTCGAAGAGCTCCTGGACGGCGTCGAGCCTTGCGTTGATCTCATCGGCCCTCAAAAGCGGCCTGAGGATCATCTGGCGTAGTTTTCTCCCACCCATGGGGGTGACGGTCTCATCCAGGATCTCTATCAACGTCCCCTTGGTCGATCCGTCACGGATGGAGCGGATGAGTTCCAAATTCCTCTGCGTCTCGGTGTCCAGGATCATGAACTCCTCAAGCGAGTAGGTCTTGAGCGAGAGGATGTGCTGTAGCTGCTGCTTCTGTGTCTCCTTGAGATATTGAATCAGCGCCCCGGCAGCGGATATGGCGGCGGATTTTCCCTCACATCCGAACCCTTCCAGCGAGAGGACATCGAAATGGCTCAAGAGCTCCGATCGGGCCGTATCCACATCGAACTGCCACGAGGGAAGCGGGTTTACAACCGGTGATGTTTCAGACCTTACCCTTTCAATCGTCTCACTCTCGAATCCCTCAGGTATGAGGAGCTCTGAGGGTCTGAGCCGGGTTATCTCGGAGATAAGCTTATCCTCATCTTCCAGCTCCGTGACGTGGAACTCGCCTGTGGAGAGATCCACATGCGCCAGCCCGTAGATCTCTCCCACTCTGCATAACGCGACGAGATAGTTGTTCTCCTTATGCTCCAGCGCCTCCGGCTCGAAGATCGTGCCAGGGGTTACTATCCTGACGACCTCGCGCTTGACCACCCCTTTGGCCTTTTTGGGGTCCTCCACCTGCTCGCAGATCGCCACCTTATAACCCGCTTTGACCATTTTATAGAGATACGATTCGACGGCGTGATGAGGAACGCCCGCAAGCGGTACAGGCTTGCCGTTATCGTCCTTATCGCGCGATGTCAGGGCGATTCCCAGCACGCGCGAGGCGATTTTGGCGTCCTCGTAGAAGGTCTCGTAGAAGTCCCCGACCCTGTAAAACAGGATAGCGTCCGGGTATTGGCTCTTTATTCGTCTGTACTGCTCCATCAGCGTCAGTTTTTTCGCCATCTATATCACCCTCAACCCGTGCCTCTCGACGAAATCCTTAAAGTCGCTTTTCTCCAGCGCTATGACGTCCACATCCCTGTTTAAGACCCTTTCAAGCTCACATCCCAGCTCCCACACATCCCCTTTGAATCCCTTAACCGCCACGTCGATATCCGAAAATTCGTAAAACTTTCCCTCGCGCAGTAGGGATCCTATAAGGTAGACCGCCTCCACATCCACGCCTTGGAAGTATCCTTTGAGGGCGGCTATCGTTCCCCTCAAGGTCTCCTTCCTGAGGTTCTCCCTCAGGAGGAAATCCTTCTCCTTTCTATGTCGTATAAGCTGCCTTCCCAGCTCAAATTTCCCTCTCCTCATAGCTCAGATCCTTTACGAATTCAAGAAAGCGATTTAAGTCCTCGCGGAGAACCTCGAAGTCTTCCCTAAACATCTTCTGAAGCTTTTCTATCTCCTCCCTATCCAGCTCATAGTCATAGGCATGTCTGATAAAATGTCTGAACCTCCTCAATCTGTCAAGGAATCGGAACGCTCTTTCGTCAATAACGGCCATTCGTATCTCAGGAACTTCGGTGTTCATCCTGACCAAAAGCTCGCGGTGAAACCTGGTAGGGTCTTCGACCCTATTTTCAAACACTCTGGCTATCTCCTTGAAGAGGTCCTCCAGGGCCGTGTAGAATTGCTGGGCCTTTAATGCGAAGACATAGAGATTCTCGTATTTCGCCAGATCGAGCTCAGCGACATCACCGTAGAGCCTTTCCAGTATCTCAAGTTGTCTGGAGAAGAAGCCCTCCAAGAGCTTCAGATCCTCGAGTTTCACACCTTACCCCTTGGCATCTATACATCGATTTGAAGTATAGCAAAGCGGGGTTATCAGGTCAACTCTAAATCTGTCCTCTCAGCTTGGCGTCGACCCTTTCCTCAAGGGCTCTCAGAAGCCTTCTCAGCTCCTCGTCCACCTCCTGATCGGTCAATGTCCTTTCAGGTGAGACGAAATCTATGGTATAGGCCAAGCTTTTGAGGCCCTCCGGTATCCTATCCCCTTCATACAGGTCGAAGAGCCTGACGGAGCTAACGAGCGGGCTGAAAGAACGTATGATCTCAGTGACCTCCTCGGAAGGCAGATCGCTGCGCACAAGGAGCGCTATGTCCCTTGTGAGCTTTGGGAACTGAGGGATAGGGATGAACCTACGGGACAGATCCGAAGCCTCGCACAGCAGATCAAAGTCAAGCTCAAACAGGTACACCCTTTGCGGTATATCCCATCGTTCAAGCACATCCGGATGAACCTCGCCTAAGATCCCCACTTTCTCCCCGCCGACGATCAGATCTGCCGATCTCCCGGGATGCAGGAAGGGCTCTCCGGATCTGATGAACCTCGCCTCCTTCACGCCGAAACCGTCCAACAGTTCCTCGACGATCCCCTTCAGATCGAAGAAGTCGGGCTCTCGTTCAGGATCGCACCATGTCCCGGCGGACATAGTGCCGCTCAACACCCCGCCCAGCATCTCTCTCTCCAGGGGCAGTTCCTCCGGATGATCGGGTTTGGGCCAGAAGGTTCGAGCCAGCTCGAAGAGCTTGACCTGTCTGACCTGATGTCTGATGTTCCACGAGACGTTCTCCAACAGGCTGGGCACGAGGGTTGTGCGCATAACGGACTGCTCCCTGCTGAGCGGGTTACGGAGATTCACCGTCCTTCTGCGGGGATCGTCCTCTGGAAGGAGGATCATATCGAACCAACCCGGATCGTAAAAGGAGTAATTCACGGCCTCGCTCAATCCGGAGCCCAGCATGACCTTTCGGGCTATATTCCGCAACCTCTCCCTCAGGTTCGGTTCGGCCTCCGGGACCTCCCCAAACGGCATGAAGGTGGGTATTTTGTCGTATCCGTAGATCCTGGCCACCTCCTCTATGAGATCGACCT comes from Candidatus Poribacteria bacterium and encodes:
- the mutS gene encoding DNA mismatch repair protein MutS; translation: MAKKLTLMEQYRRIKSQYPDAILFYRVGDFYETFYEDAKIASRVLGIALTSRDKDDNGKPVPLAGVPHHAVESYLYKMVKAGYKVAICEQVEDPKKAKGVVKREVVRIVTPGTIFEPEALEHKENNYLVALCRVGEIYGLAHVDLSTGEFHVTELEDEDKLISEITRLRPSELLIPEGFESETIERVRSETSPVVNPLPSWQFDVDTARSELLSHFDVLSLEGFGCEGKSAAISAAGALIQYLKETQKQQLQHILSLKTYSLEEFMILDTETQRNLELIRSIRDGSTKGTLIEILDETVTPMGGRKLRQMILRPLLRADEINARLDAVQELFENLILRDELRELLREIRDIERLIAKVGLGSANARDLLALRNSLKLVPQIKEKLGGLNSSLLQTIRDQLEDVSDVVDLIDRAIHEDPPITIREGGIIKDGYNSELDELRAIVRDVKGWIAGLQQKERERTGISSLRIGYNKVFGYYIEVTKPNLHLVPEDYIRKQTLVNAERFITPDLKEQEAKILNAQDRINDLEYELFCEVRSKVAEMTEVIQRIAAAIAMLDVLATFAHIAAKNNYARPQVDEGDEVIIRDGRHPVVERLFTREGFVPNDTYLNCSDRQMCIITGPNMSGKSTFLRQTALICLMAQIGSFVPASAAKIGVVDRIFTRVGASDSLVTGQSTFLVEMNETANILNNATRKSLIILDEIGRGTSTFDGISIAWAVAEYILQHIGAKTLFATHYHELTELAGTYKNVKNYNVAVHDDGERVVFLRKVVEGATDKSYGIHVAKLAGLPMEVIGRANEILGILESHNISVEGGDKPAVASRPRIKRRSRPSFRDDSLQLLLFTPQPNEIIEELKKLDLNNMTPIQALNKLYELKLKVEKER